Proteins encoded within one genomic window of Panacibacter microcysteis:
- a CDS encoding VOC family protein has protein sequence MITSTGASTHFAPELHIPNGTKSIEFYTRFGATENFCFRNDDESIHVAELEINGAIFHVHETMRDALEPVSAKGVTAVIGLFVPDVEEIMQQAIKAGATEINPTTDHDYGYRQGMFKDPFGHYWQIQKKI, from the coding sequence ATGATAACATCAACCGGGGCCAGCACACACTTTGCACCTGAACTACATATTCCAAATGGAACAAAGAGCATAGAATTTTATACAAGATTTGGCGCTACTGAAAATTTCTGTTTTAGAAATGATGATGAAAGCATTCATGTAGCGGAACTGGAAATCAACGGCGCCATTTTTCATGTTCACGAAACCATGCGTGATGCGCTTGAACCTGTAAGCGCCAAAGGCGTAACTGCAGTTATCGGGTTATTCGTTCCTGACGTGGAGGAGATTATGCAACAAGCTATTAAGGCTGGTGCAACAGAAATTAATCCTACAACAGATCATGATTATGGATACAGGCAGGGAATGTTTAAGGATCCATTTGGGCATTATTGGCAAATACAGAAAAAGATATAA
- a CDS encoding WD40 repeat domain-containing protein, with protein MIVNETTHKRSLRKIKTATWLVSLIALAAILLAGYAFQQKRYADEQARLAKRNITEAMEQQQIALAQRNIADSSKEQALQQRELALESEKNALLQSQLAEDQKRNAELNRLEALKQQYLAQQQKLYAAQQTKLAESNAAEAKRQQAEAESQRIIANDQKQISSRLKELADSRKLAKEAVVMMNEHRYDSSKDRALEAYLVNAINDGPAQNSDIYDALNVNWIKSIAYKNQFNFHRLPVRCICGSPSTDIIFTADEAGFIYASRMNNYSVQKTGFYNVKEEIRSIAVSGSGEKLAVITAAGNGMYFKVAAGAITPAGEFKFQGIGKTVLFDESDNIIVATTKGLVKLQPGKPGEAAYIPRDGLNDVALGKSGILYVASGNTLSVYKDWSDLAQNKTSASQSFDAKITSIAIDNTEKYLAVGTYNGFVWLLNNKNTNIIWSRALHASSINDLQFSVVNGGFVQLASASADQTIKLTDVTAVMQRKYSEDVLTLRGHNKWIYGLCYAPGGSWLYSVGEDNKLIAWKPTTADLYKTLTEK; from the coding sequence ATGATCGTTAATGAAACAACGCATAAAAGAAGTTTACGCAAAATAAAGACAGCGACCTGGCTTGTTTCGCTGATAGCGCTGGCCGCTATACTCCTTGCCGGTTACGCTTTTCAGCAAAAGCGTTATGCAGACGAACAGGCGCGGCTTGCCAAACGCAACATAACAGAAGCCATGGAGCAACAGCAGATAGCCCTGGCACAACGCAATATTGCAGACAGCAGCAAAGAGCAGGCGTTACAGCAAAGAGAACTGGCACTTGAAAGCGAAAAAAATGCATTGCTGCAAAGCCAGCTTGCAGAAGACCAGAAAAGAAATGCGGAATTGAACCGCCTGGAAGCATTGAAGCAGCAATACCTGGCACAACAACAAAAACTCTACGCGGCACAGCAAACAAAACTTGCCGAAAGCAATGCGGCAGAAGCAAAACGCCAGCAGGCCGAAGCCGAAAGCCAGCGTATCATTGCAAACGACCAGAAACAAATATCAAGCAGGTTAAAAGAACTGGCAGACAGCCGAAAACTGGCAAAAGAAGCGGTGGTAATGATGAATGAACACCGCTACGACTCCAGCAAAGACAGGGCCTTGGAAGCATACCTGGTAAACGCTATTAACGATGGCCCCGCACAGAACAGTGATATTTATGATGCACTCAATGTAAACTGGATAAAAAGTATAGCATACAAAAACCAGTTTAACTTTCACCGTTTGCCGGTGCGTTGTATATGTGGCAGCCCTTCAACAGACATTATTTTTACGGCAGATGAAGCTGGCTTTATATATGCATCTCGGATGAATAATTATAGTGTGCAGAAGACTGGTTTTTATAATGTGAAAGAAGAAATAAGATCCATCGCCGTTTCAGGAAGCGGTGAAAAACTGGCCGTTATTACTGCAGCAGGAAACGGGATGTACTTTAAAGTTGCCGCAGGTGCCATAACTCCTGCCGGTGAATTCAAGTTCCAGGGTATTGGCAAAACGGTGCTGTTTGATGAAAGCGACAATATTATTGTGGCAACAACCAAAGGGCTCGTAAAACTGCAGCCGGGCAAGCCTGGTGAGGCCGCTTATATACCGCGGGATGGCTTAAATGATGTGGCACTCGGCAAAAGTGGCATTTTGTATGTAGCCTCAGGCAATACGCTAAGCGTGTACAAAGACTGGAGCGATCTTGCACAAAATAAAACCTCGGCATCGCAGTCGTTCGACGCTAAAATAACGAGCATTGCTATTGACAACACCGAAAAATATCTTGCTGTTGGTACATACAATGGTTTTGTATGGCTGCTGAACAATAAAAACACGAACATTATCTGGAGCCGCGCCCTGCATGCCTCGAGCATTAATGACCTGCAGTTTTCTGTGGTCAATGGCGGCTTTGTACAGCTTGCATCTGCCAGTGCTGACCAGACAATCAAACTAACCGATGTTACCGCGGTTATGCAGCGTAAATATTCAGAGGATGTATTAACACTGCGTGGCCACAACAAGTGGATCTATGGGTTGTGCTATGCACCCGGCGGATCGTGGTTGTATTCTGTAGGAGAAGACAATAAGCTGATTGCCTGGAAGCCCACCACTGCAGACCTTTATAAAACCCTAACAGAAAAATAA
- a CDS encoding response regulator, whose protein sequence is MIGVLIFEDNNDLRNSLSQLITRAEGLHLLGAFPDCMSSEAQVKKLEPDVILMDIDLPGINGIQAVQQIRRFNINVQILMLTVFDTSDKIFDALCAGASGYLLKKTTPAKLIEAISDVHNGGAPMTSEIAKKVLNHFARPVKVEKKYDLSARQKDILFCLTQGYSYKMIAEQLELSIDTVRFYIKQIYLKLQVNSAPEAVSKALREHIV, encoded by the coding sequence ATGATCGGAGTGTTGATTTTTGAAGATAACAACGACCTTAGAAACAGCCTTTCTCAACTGATCACCAGGGCTGAAGGTTTACACCTGCTCGGCGCTTTCCCGGATTGTATGTCTTCTGAGGCGCAGGTAAAAAAGCTGGAACCCGATGTAATTCTGATGGACATAGACCTGCCGGGCATCAATGGCATACAGGCAGTGCAGCAGATAAGAAGGTTCAATATTAATGTGCAGATATTAATGCTGACCGTTTTTGACACAAGTGATAAAATTTTTGATGCACTCTGCGCCGGCGCTTCCGGCTATCTCTTAAAGAAAACAACACCCGCAAAACTCATAGAGGCCATTTCAGACGTTCATAACGGTGGCGCACCCATGACTTCTGAAATTGCCAAAAAAGTGCTCAACCATTTTGCCCGCCCGGTAAAAGTTGAAAAGAAATATGATCTCTCTGCCAGGCAGAAAGACATACTTTTTTGTCTTACACAGGGCTACAGTTACAAAATGATTGCCGAACAGCTCGAGCTCAGTATAGATACCGTACGCTTCTACATAAAACAAATCTACCTGAAGCTGCAGGTAAACTCTGCGCCCGAAGCGGTCTCAAAAGCTTTGCGGGAACATATTGTGTAG
- a CDS encoding gliding motility-associated C-terminal domain-containing protein — protein MNPIKIYPTSFVLLALFVLPPMVTHAQDDCYKSFKYALSTAGYHANAFDVVDAGNNQFFVVGTTGDSTGGRNILVTKITGTGTVLWSQMYGGLGNEFVRKASPTSNGGLLIAGSTTSPGSSKSDMLCMAINPAGFIRWVRRFSFNSPNGDVAMDIMETSGNLHAVTGITNVSSVNADVVVMRLDKGGNLIWSRQFDSGNEDNGIGIAEKGNNLVVSGSIQQQAGKTESFVMEISKANASVLNVVKLGTLTNNIGSPYIFKDNVNGGFWINSHLTNGNQQNKMRQAVLRLDEDFNINASYQLTIPEEVSNSYSGFRSMPDGGFITCSGMEANSSGFIFRVSKEGTPVFSKKLKGGNDRKLTRLELIGDKIVSVGSDKRGGLDAMFVIAFDSNGVIDEPCQTDTADLTVENITVISADFKWAKTGSESPTNITTDFSKKNKDVSLTVLCALKCDVPAVNADFEVADTVCVNTPVTIVNKTSGGTTFFWNFGIEGGSGTTNIFTSSDSMPLPFTYKVPGIYNLMLTVDKGLPTEQSLTKILHIVAPPAARLLPDTSFCMGDSLLLKTSFFAGNIAWSNTGTDSFILITRPGKYWIEANYYGCTVGDSVNVIQHALPVVSLGNDTTICVAGILLNAQNDQSSYLWQDGTVSQTYNVTNSGLYTVRVTDANGCSAKDSIKVTMYSQLAWQIGGGATICAGGKTQLTANGSNIKSYSWLPVVSLSDPLSNTPTASPLDSTTYVCTVTADNGCKGIDSIRINVKPVPYVIAPQDMVVCAGTKVSLPTTATAGVTFNWSPKNYLTHNAGGGTFTIPDTTITYRVHVTDANGCSASDSVTIEVNPSPKLLAATLDTLICAGAEARLAATAASPNTTFTWSPANTLSDASGANPVAKPATTTMYFVEALNEYGCTAKDSVTVAVRSKAVFSLDPQTAATCPGKTITLTAGGGDVYEWLPASTLVAAGTTAIASPVENTTYRVVIKDTSCSITDTLSATIAASAKMYTKASKTNDIDCILPTASLKAEGGISYQWFPAASLNNAAIANPVASPQQSTKYYVKVTAAGGCYSYDSVTVNVYKSVENGYQLPTAFTPNDDGNNDCFGVRKWGTLTSLDFSIFNRQGKLIFHTKNPSDCWDGTMNGTKQLTGSYIYVIKAQVPCGQITRTGSVVLIR, from the coding sequence GTGAATCCTATAAAGATTTATCCCACTTCATTTGTGCTGCTTGCACTTTTTGTGCTACCACCTATGGTCACCCACGCCCAGGATGACTGTTACAAATCATTTAAATATGCGCTTTCTACTGCAGGTTATCATGCCAATGCATTTGACGTTGTAGATGCGGGCAACAACCAGTTTTTTGTTGTAGGAACAACAGGAGATTCAACAGGTGGAAGAAATATACTTGTGACCAAAATAACAGGCACAGGAACAGTTTTATGGTCGCAGATGTATGGCGGCCTGGGCAATGAATTTGTAAGAAAAGCAAGCCCGACATCGAACGGTGGTTTGCTGATTGCCGGTTCCACCACATCGCCCGGCTCTTCCAAAAGTGACATGCTTTGCATGGCCATTAACCCGGCAGGTTTTATAAGGTGGGTGAGGCGTTTCAGCTTCAATTCGCCCAATGGAGATGTGGCAATGGATATTATGGAGACCAGTGGCAATCTGCACGCCGTTACAGGTATAACAAACGTTTCTTCGGTAAATGCCGATGTAGTTGTGATGCGCCTGGACAAAGGAGGAAACCTGATCTGGTCCAGGCAATTTGATAGCGGGAATGAAGACAACGGCATTGGCATTGCTGAAAAAGGAAATAACCTGGTGGTGTCTGGCAGTATTCAGCAACAAGCCGGTAAAACCGAGTCATTTGTAATGGAGATTTCGAAAGCCAATGCTTCAGTATTAAACGTTGTAAAACTCGGTACACTTACAAACAATATAGGCAGCCCTTATATATTCAAAGACAATGTAAATGGCGGATTCTGGATCAACAGCCATCTGACCAACGGTAACCAGCAAAATAAAATGCGCCAGGCGGTGTTGAGGCTGGATGAGGATTTTAACATCAACGCCTCGTACCAGTTAACCATACCTGAAGAAGTAAGCAACAGTTATTCAGGCTTTCGGTCTATGCCAGACGGCGGGTTTATAACCTGTTCAGGAATGGAAGCAAACAGCAGTGGCTTTATCTTCAGGGTAAGCAAAGAAGGAACACCGGTATTCTCCAAAAAATTGAAAGGCGGTAATGACCGGAAACTTACGCGGCTGGAACTTATCGGCGATAAAATTGTATCAGTAGGTTCGGACAAAAGAGGCGGATTAGATGCCATGTTTGTTATTGCTTTTGATTCCAACGGTGTGATTGATGAACCCTGCCAGACTGATACGGCTGATCTTACTGTTGAAAATATCACCGTAATAAGTGCAGACTTTAAATGGGCCAAAACAGGCAGTGAGTCACCGACTAATATAACGACTGATTTTTCAAAGAAAAATAAAGACGTAAGCCTTACCGTACTATGTGCCCTTAAATGTGATGTGCCGGCTGTTAATGCCGATTTTGAAGTGGCAGATACCGTTTGCGTAAATACGCCGGTAACCATCGTAAATAAAACAAGCGGGGGCACTACCTTTTTCTGGAATTTCGGTATTGAAGGAGGTAGTGGTACCACCAACATTTTCACTTCTTCAGATTCGATGCCGTTACCTTTTACTTATAAGGTGCCGGGTATATACAATCTAATGCTCACTGTAGATAAGGGGTTGCCTACAGAGCAGTCTTTGACCAAAATACTGCATATTGTTGCTCCCCCTGCAGCAAGGTTACTCCCGGATACTTCCTTTTGTATGGGTGACAGCCTGCTACTTAAGACCTCTTTTTTTGCAGGTAATATTGCGTGGTCCAATACAGGGACCGATAGTTTTATTTTAATCACTCGGCCAGGTAAATACTGGATTGAAGCAAACTATTACGGCTGCACAGTAGGGGATAGTGTAAACGTTATACAACATGCTTTACCTGTTGTGAGTTTAGGTAACGATACCACCATCTGTGTTGCCGGTATATTGCTCAATGCGCAGAATGATCAATCCTCGTATTTGTGGCAGGATGGTACGGTGAGTCAAACCTATAACGTTACAAACTCAGGTCTTTACACAGTACGGGTCACAGATGCCAATGGCTGCTCGGCAAAAGATTCTATTAAGGTTACCATGTACAGCCAGCTCGCCTGGCAGATCGGTGGCGGTGCAACCATCTGTGCAGGTGGCAAAACGCAACTCACTGCCAATGGGTCCAATATCAAAAGTTATTCGTGGCTGCCTGTCGTTTCATTGTCAGACCCGCTGAGCAATACGCCTACGGCGTCACCACTCGATTCTACTACTTATGTTTGTACCGTTACGGCAGACAATGGCTGCAAAGGCATTGATTCTATACGCATCAATGTAAAGCCGGTACCTTACGTAATTGCACCGCAGGACATGGTGGTGTGCGCAGGTACAAAAGTATCCTTGCCAACGACTGCCACAGCCGGCGTTACATTTAACTGGAGCCCGAAAAATTATCTCACCCATAATGCCGGCGGCGGTACGTTTACCATACCTGATACAACCATAACCTACCGTGTGCATGTAACAGATGCCAATGGCTGCTCAGCCAGTGATTCGGTTACCATAGAAGTTAACCCTTCACCCAAACTGCTTGCCGCCACGCTTGATACACTGATTTGCGCAGGCGCAGAAGCAAGACTCGCGGCAACGGCAGCATCACCAAACACTACTTTCACGTGGTCACCGGCCAATACTTTGAGTGATGCATCCGGTGCTAATCCTGTTGCAAAACCAGCTACAACAACCATGTATTTTGTAGAAGCGCTTAATGAATATGGCTGTACTGCAAAAGATTCCGTTACCGTAGCGGTGAGGTCAAAAGCTGTGTTTAGTCTCGATCCTCAAACGGCAGCTACCTGTCCCGGAAAAACCATAACGCTTACAGCCGGCGGAGGGGATGTTTATGAATGGCTGCCTGCCTCTACGCTGGTTGCGGCCGGCACTACGGCCATCGCATCGCCGGTGGAAAACACTACTTACCGGGTGGTTATAAAAGATACTTCCTGCAGCATAACCGATACACTTTCTGCAACTATTGCGGCAAGTGCAAAAATGTATACCAAAGCCTCTAAAACAAACGATATTGACTGCATTTTACCTACCGCTTCACTGAAAGCAGAAGGGGGTATAAGTTACCAATGGTTCCCGGCAGCATCACTCAATAATGCCGCCATTGCCAATCCCGTGGCATCTCCCCAGCAGTCCACGAAATACTATGTAAAAGTTACCGCGGCGGGTGGCTGTTACAGTTACGATTCCGTTACTGTCAACGTTTACAAATCGGTAGAGAACGGCTACCAGTTACCAACCGCCTTCACGCCCAACGACGATGGCAACAACGATTGTTTTGGTGTGCGTAAATGGGGAACACTCACATCGCTGGATTTTAGCATTTTCAACAGGCAGGGCAAACTCATTTTCCACACGAAAAATCCGTCTGATTGCTGGGATGGCACCATGAACGGCACTAAACAGCTTACCGGCTCTTACATCTATGTTATTAAGGCGCAGGTTCCGTGCGGCCAGATAACCCGTACAGGAAGCGTGGTGCTCATAAGATAA
- a CDS encoding serine hydrolase: MKKMLVISCLLTLTGFFAQAQSKQHIIDSFVQALVKHQDFSGNVLVIDKGNIIYEHSFGYADLADHSPNRPTITFPIASISKLFTATAILQLHEQGRLKITDAVAKYLPQFPYADVTIRHLLSHTSGLPPYNAFFDKYHEKDPQRVFTNRDFLPGVVANKQPLVYKPGDNGNYDNINFLVLALIIEKLSGLSYESYIQKNILTPAGMTETVFFPLPKQFNTVAIQNFSFPHVYLHLYDSLPVKSNSIAYVKAYWHSYGFNGFGDYISTMRDLWKFDQALYRNVLLKQQTLSAAFVPVKLNNGENNRDEFGLGWEIEKDSSMGKLVYHSGAAMGLSANIMRNITTQQTVIVFDNMHFNAHETAGKIMMLLNNRHVDMPRRSIARMYGIALRNEGAVAAKALLENLQKDTINYYLSEDEMNSLGYDFMGNSNPYQLPEQHLYKQAIETLKLNVSLFPDSWNAYDSYGEALLADGQKEEAIKMYQRSIELNPKNDNAQKVLRQLLQ; the protein is encoded by the coding sequence ATGAAAAAAATGCTTGTTATCAGTTGCCTGCTTACACTTACAGGCTTTTTTGCTCAGGCACAATCCAAACAACACATTATTGACAGCTTTGTACAGGCATTGGTGAAGCACCAGGATTTCAGCGGCAACGTATTGGTGATCGATAAAGGCAACATTATTTACGAGCATTCTTTCGGGTATGCTGATCTGGCTGACCATAGCCCCAACAGGCCAACGATTACTTTTCCTATAGCGAGCATATCCAAACTGTTTACGGCAACAGCGATCTTACAACTGCATGAGCAAGGCAGGCTGAAAATAACAGATGCTGTTGCGAAATACCTGCCTCAATTTCCTTATGCGGATGTAACGATCAGGCATTTACTTTCGCATACATCCGGGTTGCCGCCATACAATGCATTCTTTGACAAATACCACGAAAAAGATCCGCAAAGGGTTTTTACCAACAGGGATTTTCTTCCGGGTGTTGTGGCAAATAAACAACCGCTGGTATACAAGCCCGGCGACAACGGGAACTATGACAACATCAACTTTTTGGTACTGGCGCTGATTATTGAAAAGCTTTCGGGGCTGAGTTATGAAAGCTATATTCAAAAAAATATTCTTACACCGGCAGGTATGACAGAGACGGTATTTTTTCCGCTGCCTAAACAATTTAATACCGTAGCCATACAAAACTTTTCGTTCCCGCACGTGTATCTGCACCTGTACGATTCGCTGCCCGTGAAATCAAATTCGATTGCTTATGTAAAAGCATACTGGCATTCGTACGGCTTTAATGGCTTTGGTGATTACATTAGTACAATGCGCGATTTATGGAAGTTTGACCAGGCACTTTACAGGAATGTGTTGCTGAAACAACAAACCCTGTCAGCGGCTTTTGTACCCGTGAAGTTGAACAACGGGGAAAATAATCGTGACGAATTTGGTCTGGGCTGGGAAATAGAAAAAGACAGCTCGATGGGTAAGCTGGTTTATCACAGCGGAGCGGCTATGGGACTAAGCGCAAACATCATGCGGAATATTACCACACAACAAACGGTAATTGTATTTGACAACATGCATTTTAATGCCCATGAAACGGCCGGCAAAATAATGATGCTGCTCAACAACAGGCATGTTGACATGCCGCGGAGAAGTATTGCGAGAATGTACGGCATCGCTTTACGGAACGAAGGCGCGGTTGCTGCCAAAGCGTTATTGGAAAATTTGCAGAAAGACACCATTAATTATTACCTGAGTGAAGATGAAATGAACTCGCTCGGGTACGACTTTATGGGCAACAGTAACCCCTACCAGTTGCCGGAACAACATTTGTATAAGCAGGCCATCGAAACACTAAAATTAAACGTGTCGTTATTCCCGGATAGCTGGAACGCCTATGACAGTTATGGTGAAGCATTATTGGCTGATGGGCAAAAGGAGGAAGCGATTAAGATGTATCAGCGATCGATAGAACTGAATCCAAAAAATGACAACGCGCAGAAAGTACTGCGACAGCTTTTGCAGTAG
- a CDS encoding sensor histidine kinase, which yields MLRKKHFYTLHTFVCKAVFTTVLSLCLQSIFAQPSKPVFEIITAAEGLSHNKVQCILQDHQGYIWFGTVYGLNRYDGYTFRTFENTPGDTASLANNNIVSLFQDSKHIIWIGSSTGLSSYNPVTNKFTNYNFPLLQGYVYDFFEDADRTLWLAGSNGLFSLDQYRRQITRHPTDNNGRENIQGIVPDQQNKNILWLSTETGFRKYNMQSGKTVSYPVGVTAFEDISKEITHNIIQTPDGNLWMSTTNNGIYKLDVNSGQVSGKVISGPAGNAKTATCLSLSSDSTLWVGSEGLYRYNYRKDLFTYVNPLQEENPNAATRVRSIQADKNGILWVGTERGIAIYDPKLYGFTTAKAEYPFTLQSANTIIEDKTGNFWVGNYVGLGTVDITSGIYTNRNNLIGQGVAIYTGVRAPDGSIWFGADNGLIHLFSHNNEWKTEKFAIDGQRKIQVRALAFYNNEIWTGTNGAGLYVFDCINKSFTPFKTVAPDAKNAASLSIAAITVLSADSLLIGTKGKGVLLVLRNAKKVQKIEFVKQQEISAIDNAIINAIYEDKKKHLWIGTDGGGLWKTDATLNNFFNYSIKNGLQSTSISQITEDDKGQVWLNTSLGLEVIDPDHNRFVHYSAKDGLSINQQDYLVKKSNGDLVRVDFNGLHTFHSSTINLNKEVPPVYITQMQVMDKTIHVYQDTVIHLRYGENYISFTYVALNFTQSFKNRYAYMLDGLDKKWVEAGDRRFATYANIAPGTYTFHVKAANNNGIWNEGGAKITFIISQPWWNTWWFYTVVILSIVAIVYIIFQAKLRQKVKAIEVRNTISRDLHDEVGSTLSSIGFLSSMALNDAEEANSRIVSTLTTINESSTRMLDAMNDIIWNIQPKNDTVQNIIARMVAFASDLLESRKINLHLQTGKSLENLHLGITERHNFYMIFKEAINNLAKYSQATEAWINMDYTDGYLTLEIKDNGKGFDPGHIRDGGNGLRNMKSRAEKIGAYYRLETEANTGTTVVVQLKPSKD from the coding sequence TTGCTGAGGAAAAAACACTTTTACACGCTTCATACTTTTGTTTGTAAGGCAGTATTTACAACTGTACTGTCGTTGTGCCTGCAAAGCATTTTTGCTCAGCCATCCAAACCTGTTTTTGAAATAATCACGGCCGCCGAAGGCCTTTCGCACAATAAGGTACAGTGCATTTTACAGGATCACCAGGGTTATATCTGGTTTGGAACTGTGTATGGTTTAAACCGGTACGATGGCTACACTTTCCGCACGTTCGAAAACACACCCGGCGATACAGCCAGCCTTGCAAACAATAACATCGTAAGTCTTTTCCAGGATAGCAAGCATATCATCTGGATAGGCTCCTCCACAGGTTTGTCTTCTTACAATCCTGTTACCAACAAATTCACGAATTACAATTTCCCGTTATTGCAGGGTTATGTATACGATTTTTTCGAAGATGCCGACCGTACACTCTGGCTCGCAGGCAGCAACGGGCTTTTCTCGCTGGATCAATACCGCAGGCAAATTACCCGTCACCCCACAGACAACAATGGTAGAGAAAATATACAGGGCATCGTGCCGGATCAGCAAAACAAAAACATACTGTGGTTATCAACAGAAACAGGTTTCCGGAAGTATAACATGCAAAGCGGTAAAACTGTTTCATACCCTGTAGGGGTTACAGCGTTTGAAGATATTTCAAAGGAGATCACACATAATATTATTCAAACACCAGACGGTAATCTCTGGATGTCCACCACTAACAATGGTATCTATAAACTCGATGTAAATAGCGGCCAGGTCTCTGGTAAAGTGATCAGCGGGCCTGCAGGTAATGCAAAAACCGCTACCTGCCTGTCACTGAGCAGTGATTCAACTTTATGGGTAGGCAGCGAAGGACTGTACCGGTACAACTACCGCAAAGACCTGTTCACATATGTAAACCCTTTGCAGGAAGAGAACCCCAATGCCGCCACCAGGGTCAGGAGCATACAGGCAGATAAGAACGGTATACTTTGGGTAGGCACCGAGAGAGGAATCGCCATCTACGATCCCAAGCTCTACGGTTTTACCACGGCAAAAGCTGAATATCCTTTTACACTCCAGAGCGCCAATACCATTATCGAAGACAAAACGGGCAATTTCTGGGTCGGTAACTATGTAGGTCTTGGCACCGTTGACATTACATCAGGCATTTATACCAACCGCAACAACCTTATTGGCCAGGGTGTAGCTATCTACACCGGGGTAAGGGCGCCGGACGGCTCTATCTGGTTTGGGGCAGATAACGGACTCATCCATCTTTTCTCCCACAACAACGAATGGAAAACCGAAAAATTTGCCATCGACGGGCAGCGTAAAATACAGGTAAGGGCACTGGCTTTCTACAATAATGAAATATGGACAGGTACCAACGGCGCAGGCCTGTATGTGTTTGATTGCATTAATAAATCGTTCACGCCTTTTAAAACAGTGGCACCCGATGCAAAGAATGCGGCATCCCTCAGCATTGCAGCAATAACGGTGCTTTCCGCTGATAGTTTGCTCATTGGGACAAAAGGAAAGGGGGTATTGCTGGTATTGAGGAATGCCAAAAAGGTACAAAAGATTGAATTTGTAAAACAGCAGGAAATAAGCGCTATTGACAACGCCATTATCAATGCCATATACGAGGATAAAAAGAAGCATCTCTGGATAGGTACAGACGGCGGCGGCTTGTGGAAGACTGATGCAACCCTAAATAACTTCTTCAATTATTCTATCAAAAACGGTTTACAAAGCACTTCCATATCGCAAATAACGGAAGACGACAAAGGGCAGGTATGGCTCAATACAAGCCTCGGGCTGGAAGTAATAGACCCCGACCACAACAGGTTTGTGCATTACTCTGCCAAAGACGGGCTTAGCATCAACCAGCAGGATTACCTGGTTAAGAAATCTAACGGAGACCTGGTGCGTGTTGATTTCAATGGTCTGCATACCTTTCATTCTTCTACCATTAATCTAAACAAGGAAGTGCCGCCGGTATACATTACACAGATGCAGGTAATGGATAAAACAATTCATGTTTACCAGGACACTGTTATTCACCTTCGGTATGGTGAAAACTATATATCCTTTACCTATGTGGCATTGAACTTCACGCAGTCTTTCAAAAACCGTTATGCTTATATGCTCGACGGGCTGGATAAAAAATGGGTGGAAGCCGGCGACCGCCGTTTTGCCACCTACGCAAACATTGCTCCGGGCACCTACACCTTTCATGTAAAGGCAGCAAACAACAACGGCATCTGGAACGAGGGCGGCGCAAAGATTACATTTATCATCAGCCAGCCATGGTGGAACACCTGGTGGTTTTATACGGTCGTAATACTCTCCATTGTTGCCATTGTGTATATCATATTCCAGGCAAAACTCCGGCAAAAAGTAAAGGCCATAGAAGTCCGAAATACCATTAGCCGGGATTTGCATGATGAAGTAGGCTCCACGCTAAGCAGTATCGGCTTTTTAAGTTCTATGGCATTAAACGATGCGGAAGAAGCCAACAGCCGTATTGTATCTACATTAACCACCATTAACGAATCTTCTACCAGGATGCTTGATGCCATGAACGATATTATCTGGAACATTCAGCCAAAGAATGATACGGTGCAAAACATTATTGCCAGGATGGTGGCTTTTGCGTCTGACCTGCTGGAATCCAGGAAAATAAACCTTCATCTTCAAACAGGTAAAAGCCTCGAAAACCTGCACCTTGGTATTACGGAGCGGCATAATTTTTATATGATCTTTAAAGAAGCAATCAATAACCTTGCAAAGTATTCCCAGGCAACAGAAGCATGGATCAATATGGATTATACCGATGGCTATCTTACGCTGGAAATAAAAGACAATGGTAAAGGGTTCGATCCCGGGCACATAAGAGACGGCGGTAACGGCCTCAGAAACATGAAAAGCAGGGCGGAGAAAATTGGTGCCTACTACCGGCTGGAAACAGAAGCAAATACGGGCACCACCGTTGTTGTACAGTTAAAACCATCCAAAGACTGA